One window of Bifidobacterium pseudocatenulatum DSM 20438 = JCM 1200 = LMG 10505 genomic DNA carries:
- the purD gene encoding phosphoribosylamine--glycine ligase yields the protein MKVLVIGSGAREHAIAHALMRGSSVSEVTVAPGNPGMELDGIRITQISPSNHAALIDFVKNNGYDWVFVGPEVPLIEGIVDDFAQAGIKAFGPSKAAAQIEGSKDFAKQLMERHSIPTARYQTFSDLERSTTYVREHGAPIVIKADGLAAGKGVTVAMDEETAIAALEDIFVDHRFGNAGAKVVIEDFLEGQEFSLMSFVNGTDFWPMPISQDHKRAYDGDKGPNTGGMGAYSPVPQIGQDVVDTAIETIVKPTVQAMSDEGTPFTGILYAGLIATADGPKVIEFNARFGDPETEVVLPKLTSDLGAGISALLNGETPEFTWDNDNATLGVVLAADGYPVDVIKGAAIPEIPVDEDSHVYYAGVARSEEGLVANSGRVLLVETSAADIKAAQDKVYAIIDQLDTKGMFYRHDIGAKALNI from the coding sequence ATGAAGGTTCTGGTCATTGGTTCCGGCGCACGCGAGCATGCCATCGCTCATGCGCTTATGCGTGGCAGCAGCGTCAGCGAGGTCACAGTGGCTCCGGGCAATCCAGGTATGGAGCTTGACGGCATCCGCATCACGCAAATCAGCCCGTCCAATCATGCCGCGCTGATTGATTTCGTAAAGAACAACGGCTATGACTGGGTGTTCGTCGGTCCGGAAGTGCCGCTTATCGAGGGCATCGTTGACGATTTCGCTCAGGCTGGCATCAAGGCGTTCGGTCCGAGCAAGGCCGCCGCACAGATCGAGGGGTCCAAGGATTTCGCCAAGCAGCTGATGGAACGTCACAGCATTCCGACCGCAAGGTATCAAACGTTCAGCGATTTGGAGCGTTCCACGACTTATGTTCGTGAGCATGGCGCTCCGATTGTGATCAAGGCTGACGGCTTGGCCGCCGGCAAGGGCGTGACCGTTGCCATGGATGAGGAAACCGCCATCGCCGCTCTTGAAGATATTTTCGTCGACCATCGTTTCGGCAACGCCGGCGCGAAGGTCGTTATCGAGGACTTCTTGGAGGGTCAGGAGTTCTCGCTGATGAGTTTTGTGAATGGCACCGATTTCTGGCCGATGCCGATTTCTCAGGATCATAAGCGCGCTTATGATGGCGATAAGGGTCCGAACACCGGTGGCATGGGTGCGTACAGTCCCGTTCCGCAGATCGGTCAGGATGTGGTTGACACCGCTATCGAAACCATTGTGAAGCCGACCGTGCAGGCTATGTCCGATGAGGGTACGCCGTTCACGGGCATTCTGTACGCTGGCTTGATCGCCACCGCGGATGGTCCGAAGGTTATCGAGTTCAATGCTCGTTTCGGCGATCCGGAAACGGAAGTCGTGCTGCCGAAGCTCACGTCTGATCTCGGCGCCGGCATCAGCGCTCTGCTCAATGGCGAGACTCCGGAGTTCACTTGGGATAATGACAACGCCACGCTTGGTGTGGTGCTCGCCGCCGACGGCTACCCTGTCGATGTGATCAAGGGCGCTGCGATTCCTGAGATTCCAGTCGATGAGGATTCCCACGTCTATTACGCTGGCGTGGCTCGTAGCGAAGAAGGTCTGGTCGCCAATTCCGGCCGCGTGCTGTTGGTGGAAACCTCCGCAGCCGACATCAAGGCCGCTCAAGACAAGGTGTATGCGATTATCGACCAGCTCGATACCAAGGGCATGTTCTACCGTCACGACATCGGCGCCAAGGCACTGAACATCTGA
- the purF gene encoding amidophosphoribosyltransferase, translated as MSAELEDIHEECGIFGVWGHPDAARLTYFGLHALQHRGQEGAGIVSNDNGHLIGHRGTGLLTQVFGDEREIERLKGDKAIGHVRYATAGSGGTDNIQPFIFRFHDGDMALCHNGNLTNCPTLRRQLEDEGAIFHSNSDTEVLMHLLRRSTQRTFMDKLKEALNTVHGGFAYLIMTEDAMIGALDPNGFRPLSLGKMKNGAYVLASETCALDVVGAELVRNIRPGEIVVIDDHGYKIVQYTNQTQLAICSMEFIYFARPDSDIYGVNVHSARKRMGARLAQESPVDADMVIGVPNSSLSAASGYAEEAGLPNEMGLIKNQYVARTFIQPTQELREQGVRMKLSAVRGVVKGKRVIVIDDSIVRGTTSKRIVQLLKEAGAAEVHMRISSPPLKYPCFYGIDISTTKELIAAKKSVEEIRDFIGADSLAFLSLDGLVESIGLGADAPYGGLCVAYFNGDYPTALDDYESDFLKSLTPEDRVRLPEFALYKSKYEGNEYTTTSPQEEH; from the coding sequence TTGTCAGCTGAACTCGAAGACATCCACGAGGAATGCGGTATTTTTGGCGTTTGGGGTCACCCGGACGCCGCCCGACTCACCTACTTCGGCCTGCACGCGCTGCAGCATCGTGGTCAGGAAGGCGCCGGCATTGTCTCGAACGATAACGGTCATCTCATCGGTCATCGCGGAACGGGTCTGTTGACCCAAGTGTTCGGCGACGAACGCGAAATCGAACGCCTGAAGGGAGACAAGGCGATCGGCCATGTGCGTTACGCCACTGCCGGTTCAGGCGGCACCGACAACATCCAGCCATTCATCTTCCGCTTCCATGACGGCGATATGGCCTTGTGCCACAATGGCAATCTGACGAACTGCCCGACTCTGAGGCGTCAGTTGGAAGACGAAGGCGCAATCTTCCACTCCAATTCCGACACCGAAGTGTTGATGCACCTGTTGCGCCGCTCCACACAGCGTACGTTCATGGACAAGCTCAAGGAAGCGCTCAACACCGTGCATGGCGGTTTCGCCTACCTGATCATGACCGAAGACGCCATGATCGGCGCGCTTGATCCGAACGGTTTCCGCCCGCTTTCCCTCGGCAAGATGAAAAACGGCGCTTATGTGCTCGCTTCCGAAACCTGCGCGCTTGACGTTGTCGGCGCCGAATTGGTGCGCAATATTCGCCCGGGCGAAATCGTGGTTATCGACGATCACGGCTACAAGATCGTGCAGTACACCAATCAGACCCAGTTGGCCATCTGCTCGATGGAATTCATCTACTTCGCACGCCCCGATTCCGACATTTACGGCGTAAACGTGCATTCCGCCCGCAAGCGTATGGGTGCGCGTCTGGCCCAAGAATCGCCGGTCGATGCCGATATGGTCATTGGCGTGCCGAATTCCTCGCTGTCCGCGGCCTCCGGCTATGCGGAAGAAGCTGGTCTGCCAAACGAGATGGGCCTGATCAAGAACCAGTATGTGGCTCGAACCTTCATCCAGCCGACGCAGGAACTGCGCGAGCAGGGCGTGCGCATGAAGCTGTCCGCCGTGCGCGGCGTGGTCAAAGGCAAGCGCGTGATCGTTATCGACGATTCCATCGTGCGCGGTACCACGTCCAAGCGCATCGTACAGCTGCTGAAGGAAGCTGGCGCCGCCGAAGTGCACATGCGTATCAGCTCGCCGCCGCTGAAGTACCCGTGCTTCTACGGCATCGACATTTCCACCACCAAGGAACTGATCGCCGCAAAGAAGTCCGTTGAGGAAATTCGCGATTTCATCGGCGCCGACTCGTTGGCGTTCCTTTCGCTTGACGGTTTGGTCGAGTCCATTGGATTAGGCGCGGACGCCCCGTATGGCGGTTTGTGCGTGGCCTACTTCAATGGCGACTACCCGACCGCACTCGACGATTATGAAAGTGATTTTTTGAAGTCCCTCACCCCAGAAGATCGCGTGCGTCTGCCTGAATTCGCCCTGTATAAGAGCAAGTACGAAGGCAACGAATACACCACCACTTCACCCCAAGAAGAACACTGA
- a CDS encoding Y-family DNA polymerase, protein MAERTYIAIDLKSFYASSECAELGFDPLSTHLVVADQSRTDKTICLAVSPSLKAYGLPGRARLFEVKAKLKEVNAARRAAAPGGVLRGESYDAKALAANPNLAAGVYIAKPRMSHYLNISAKIYSIYLRYVSEADIHVYSIDEVFMDVTGYLRAYGKSAHDMAREMIQQILRETGITATAGIGTNMYLAKVAMDVVAKHIPADKDGVRIAQLDEMSYRRLLWAHRPLTDFWRVGRGYAKKLEAQGLMTMGDIARCSIGRADEYYNEGLLYKMFGVNAELLIDHAWGWEPCTIADIKAYKPAGHSMSSGQVLTGAVGFDSARLIVREMADALSLDLVAKGVKAGHMGLMVGYDTASLDPKRLGECGTPELKAMAERAIAEYSGPVTLDRYGRRVPKPATGSIGLDDHTSSTTRICDAVDELFCRIVDHRLLVRRLNVVASDLQTVEQLAERNAAANYVQPDLFSDMQEVSNGSDSNDCSDNVDNNVRSSYADDMRVVDEISEQHVQQTILDIKRKFGKNAVIKGMDMFADATGQQRNRQIGGHAA, encoded by the coding sequence ATGGCCGAACGTACCTATATCGCTATCGATCTGAAATCCTTCTATGCGTCTTCGGAATGTGCGGAACTCGGATTCGACCCTCTATCCACGCATCTGGTAGTGGCCGACCAATCGCGCACCGACAAAACCATCTGTCTTGCCGTGTCGCCATCGCTCAAAGCATATGGACTGCCGGGGCGGGCGAGACTGTTCGAAGTCAAAGCGAAGCTTAAAGAAGTCAATGCTGCACGGCGGGCAGCGGCACCGGGCGGTGTGCTGAGAGGTGAATCGTATGATGCGAAAGCGCTCGCAGCTAATCCGAATCTGGCTGCCGGCGTGTATATAGCCAAGCCTCGAATGTCGCATTATCTCAACATCAGTGCGAAAATCTACAGCATATATTTAAGGTACGTATCCGAAGCTGACATTCATGTCTATTCGATAGATGAAGTATTCATGGATGTTACCGGGTATTTGCGGGCTTACGGCAAAAGCGCGCATGATATGGCCCGTGAAATGATCCAGCAGATTCTTCGGGAGACGGGCATCACCGCAACGGCCGGTATCGGTACGAATATGTATTTGGCGAAAGTGGCTATGGACGTGGTCGCCAAGCATATTCCCGCGGATAAGGATGGCGTGCGTATCGCGCAATTGGATGAGATGTCGTATCGTCGGCTGTTATGGGCGCACAGGCCGTTGACTGATTTCTGGCGTGTGGGACGAGGGTATGCGAAGAAGCTCGAAGCCCAAGGTCTAATGACAATGGGCGATATAGCCCGATGTTCCATAGGCCGTGCCGACGAGTATTACAACGAGGGCCTGCTGTACAAGATGTTCGGTGTGAACGCCGAGCTGCTTATCGACCATGCGTGGGGTTGGGAACCTTGCACGATCGCCGACATCAAAGCGTATAAGCCAGCTGGTCATAGTATGAGTTCGGGGCAGGTGCTTACGGGCGCGGTCGGTTTTGACTCGGCGCGGCTGATTGTGAGAGAAATGGCGGACGCCTTGTCTTTGGACTTGGTTGCCAAAGGTGTGAAGGCCGGCCATATGGGGTTGATGGTCGGTTACGATACCGCCAGTCTTGATCCAAAGCGGCTAGGGGAGTGTGGCACTCCGGAATTGAAGGCGATGGCTGAGCGAGCCATTGCCGAATATAGCGGTCCCGTAACTCTTGATAGGTATGGTCGGCGTGTGCCCAAGCCGGCTACAGGGTCGATTGGTCTGGACGACCATACGTCATCCACCACGCGCATATGCGATGCGGTTGACGAATTGTTCTGCAGAATCGTCGATCATCGGCTGTTGGTACGTCGATTGAATGTGGTTGCTTCTGATTTGCAAACGGTCGAACAGCTGGCTGAGCGGAATGCTGCGGCGAATTACGTTCAGCCCGATCTGTTTTCGGATATGCAGGAAGTCTCAAATGGAAGCGATAGCAACGATTGCAGTGATAACGTCGATAACAACGTGCGGTCTTCCTACGCTGACGATATGCGGGTTGTCGATGAGATTTCCGAACAGCATGTGCAGCAGACGATTCTTGACATCAAACGCAAGTTCGGCAAAAACGCCGTCATTAAAGGGATGGACATGTTCGCTGATGCCACAGGTCAACAGCGCAACCGGCAGATTGGAGGTCATGCAGCATGA
- the purC gene encoding phosphoribosylaminoimidazolesuccinocarboxamide synthase codes for MEKLEKLYEGKAKQLYATDDPEVLWVEYKNSATAGDGEKKEDFAGKGRLNNLITTLIFDLLKKRGIDSHLVARVGETSQLVKKVTMFPLEIVLRNTAAGHFCSRLGVEEGIELKEPVLEYFLKNDDLHDPFVNDDDLVALGVCTREDLAEIAPLARRINEALIEIFAKIGIKLVDFKIEMGRTSDGTLLLADEITPDSCRLWDQRDGSGKVEHLDKDLFRRDLGDIIPAYEEVESRLAELAKSEGIEVAE; via the coding sequence ATGGAGAAGTTGGAAAAGCTCTACGAGGGCAAAGCCAAGCAACTGTACGCAACTGACGATCCGGAGGTGCTCTGGGTCGAATACAAGAACTCCGCTACCGCAGGTGACGGCGAGAAGAAGGAAGACTTCGCCGGCAAGGGCAGGCTGAACAACCTCATCACCACGCTGATCTTCGATCTGCTCAAGAAGCGTGGTATCGACAGCCATCTGGTAGCCCGCGTGGGCGAAACCTCCCAGCTGGTCAAGAAGGTCACCATGTTCCCGCTCGAGATCGTGCTGCGTAACACCGCCGCCGGCCACTTCTGCTCTCGCTTGGGCGTGGAAGAGGGCATCGAGCTCAAGGAGCCGGTGCTGGAGTACTTCCTGAAGAACGATGATCTGCACGATCCGTTCGTGAACGACGACGATCTGGTTGCGTTGGGCGTCTGCACCCGTGAGGATCTGGCTGAGATCGCACCTCTCGCACGCCGCATCAACGAAGCCCTGATCGAGATCTTCGCCAAGATCGGCATCAAGCTTGTTGATTTCAAAATCGAAATGGGTCGCACTTCCGATGGCACGCTGCTGCTGGCCGATGAGATTACGCCTGATTCCTGCCGTCTGTGGGATCAGCGTGACGGCTCCGGCAAGGTCGAGCATCTCGACAAGGATCTGTTCCGCCGCGATCTGGGCGACATCATTCCGGCTTACGAAGAGGTCGAAAGCCGCTTGGCTGAACTCGCCAAGTCCGAAGGCATTGAAGTAGCCGAATAA
- a CDS encoding phosphoribosylformylglycinamidine synthase codes for MVFRVYVEKKQGFDVEAKQLANELKTILGIASLKNVRLVNRYDVEGISEELFAQATPTVFSEPQVDNVSADLPDFGSDNVIAVEYLPGQFDQRADSASECIQLISQGERPTVRSAKVYALEGELSDADIAAIKHYVINPVEAREASLDTKTTLKTQVPVPGKVEVIEGFRTMSDADLEQFIADRGLAMDLADLQFCRAHFTEEQRDPTITEIKVIDTYWSDHCRHTTFGTQLDDVQIDDATVQAAFDKYLEMRHELGRDEKPVCLMDMGTIGAKWLKKNGILKNLDESEEINACTVKVKVDVNGHDEDWLFLFKNETHNHPTEIEPFGGAATCIGGCIRDPLSGRSYVYQAMRVTGAADPTVPVSETLEGKLPQRKLVTTAAAGYSSYGNQIGLATGQVDEIYHPGYVAKRMEVGAVVAATPADHVRRETPAPGDKVILLGGRTGRDGIGGATGASKAHNVESLELDGAEVQKGNAPVERKLQRLFRRGDACRLIKRCNDFGAGGVSVAVGELADGLYVDLNKVSKKYEGLDGTELAISESQERMAVDVAAEDVDEFLGYAKEENLEAEVIATVTEEPRMTMVWNGDTIVDLSREFLASNGAPKHQVVHVEAQHGYATPWKTGTLAERMHTMLTDLNVASNKGLSERFDSTIGAGTVLMPFGGRKQLTPNMAMVAKLPVFGETTTASAMAWGFNPYIMEQNQFTGAYLSVVESLSKLVAAGFEHEKAYLSFQEYFEKLRDEPERWGKPMAAVLGALMAQVDLGAGAIGGKDSMSGTFEQLDVPPTLISFAVAVGNMKRATSPEFKGAGHRVIRIAPRYQADGLTPDKDSLLEVFSAVEEFTDFGDALAVSTPGYGATAEAIFKMTVGNQIGVKLADGISVDDLFAPAYGSFIIELADTAKVPAVSNLVEVSEVGETTEAYQFVAAGETLDLAELQDAWEGGIESVFPYRSKGDEKGKTVETVSFNAPKKTVYTGAGAAKPHVIIPVFPGNNCEYDSAAAFERAGADVSTLIVNNLTPAAVAESTAALVEEIKKSQIIMIPGGFSGGDEPDGSAKFITAFFRAPAVTEAVRDLLNNRDGLMLGICNGFQALIKLGLVPYGDIVPMTAECPTLTFNTIGRHQSRLVRTRVASNLSPWLAKTEVGDMHTIAISHGEGRFVASDDMLAQLKANGQIATQYVDEAGVPGMDLSVNPNGSLLAIEGITSPDGRVFGKMGHSERYSNGTFKNVPGEKDQPLFAAGVEYFAA; via the coding sequence ATGGTTTTTCGCGTGTACGTGGAAAAGAAGCAGGGTTTTGATGTCGAGGCCAAGCAGCTCGCCAACGAGCTGAAGACCATTCTTGGCATCGCATCGCTGAAGAATGTGCGTCTCGTCAATCGTTATGACGTGGAAGGCATTAGCGAGGAACTGTTCGCACAGGCCACCCCTACCGTGTTCAGTGAGCCGCAGGTCGATAATGTTTCCGCCGATTTGCCTGATTTCGGTTCTGATAATGTGATTGCTGTGGAGTATCTGCCCGGCCAGTTCGACCAGCGTGCGGATTCCGCCAGCGAATGCATTCAGCTGATCTCCCAGGGCGAGCGCCCGACTGTTCGTTCCGCCAAGGTGTATGCACTTGAAGGCGAGCTGAGCGACGCCGACATCGCCGCCATCAAGCATTATGTGATCAACCCGGTCGAGGCTCGCGAAGCTTCGCTGGATACCAAGACCACGTTGAAGACGCAGGTGCCGGTACCGGGCAAGGTGGAGGTCATCGAAGGTTTCCGCACCATGAGCGACGCCGATCTTGAGCAGTTCATCGCCGACCGTGGCCTGGCCATGGATTTGGCTGATCTGCAGTTCTGCCGTGCTCACTTCACCGAGGAACAGCGTGATCCGACAATCACGGAAATCAAGGTGATCGACACGTATTGGTCCGATCATTGCCGTCACACCACGTTCGGCACGCAACTTGATGATGTGCAGATTGACGACGCGACCGTGCAGGCCGCGTTCGATAAGTATCTTGAGATGCGTCACGAGCTTGGCCGCGACGAAAAGCCCGTATGCCTTATGGACATGGGCACCATCGGCGCGAAGTGGCTCAAGAAGAACGGTATTCTGAAGAATCTTGACGAATCCGAAGAAATCAACGCCTGCACCGTCAAGGTGAAGGTTGATGTGAATGGCCATGATGAGGATTGGCTGTTCCTGTTCAAGAACGAAACCCACAACCACCCGACGGAAATCGAACCGTTCGGTGGTGCGGCAACCTGCATCGGCGGCTGCATCCGCGACCCGCTTTCCGGCCGTTCCTACGTATATCAGGCCATGCGCGTGACCGGTGCCGCCGATCCGACCGTGCCGGTGTCCGAGACGCTTGAAGGCAAGCTCCCTCAGCGCAAGCTCGTCACCACCGCCGCCGCCGGTTATTCCTCCTACGGCAACCAGATCGGCCTGGCCACCGGTCAGGTGGACGAAATCTACCACCCCGGATATGTGGCCAAGCGCATGGAGGTCGGTGCGGTTGTGGCCGCGACTCCGGCCGATCATGTACGCCGCGAAACCCCGGCTCCGGGCGACAAGGTCATCCTGCTCGGCGGGCGTACCGGCCGTGACGGCATCGGCGGCGCCACCGGCGCGTCCAAGGCGCATAACGTCGAATCCTTGGAGCTTGACGGCGCCGAGGTGCAGAAGGGCAATGCTCCCGTCGAACGTAAGCTGCAGCGTCTGTTCCGCCGCGGTGACGCATGCCGTCTGATCAAGCGCTGCAACGATTTCGGCGCCGGCGGCGTATCCGTGGCGGTCGGCGAGCTGGCTGACGGCCTGTATGTTGATCTCAACAAGGTTTCGAAGAAGTACGAGGGCCTGGACGGCACCGAACTTGCGATTTCCGAATCCCAGGAGCGTATGGCCGTGGACGTGGCCGCCGAGGATGTGGACGAGTTCCTGGGCTACGCCAAAGAAGAGAATCTCGAGGCCGAAGTCATCGCGACAGTGACCGAAGAGCCGCGCATGACGATGGTATGGAACGGCGACACGATCGTGGATCTGTCCCGCGAGTTCCTCGCCTCCAACGGCGCTCCGAAGCATCAGGTGGTGCATGTCGAAGCGCAGCACGGCTACGCCACCCCGTGGAAGACCGGCACGCTCGCCGAACGCATGCACACCATGCTCACCGATCTGAACGTGGCTTCCAACAAGGGTCTTTCCGAGCGTTTCGACTCCACCATCGGCGCAGGCACCGTGCTCATGCCGTTCGGCGGCAGGAAGCAGCTGACCCCGAACATGGCCATGGTCGCCAAGCTGCCGGTGTTCGGCGAGACCACCACCGCCTCCGCGATGGCTTGGGGCTTCAACCCGTACATCATGGAGCAGAACCAGTTCACAGGCGCTTATCTGTCTGTGGTCGAGTCGCTCTCGAAGCTGGTGGCCGCCGGTTTCGAACATGAGAAAGCGTATCTGAGCTTCCAGGAATACTTCGAGAAGCTACGCGACGAGCCGGAGCGTTGGGGCAAGCCGATGGCCGCCGTACTGGGCGCTCTGATGGCGCAGGTCGATCTAGGCGCTGGCGCAATCGGCGGTAAGGACTCCATGTCCGGCACGTTCGAACAGCTGGACGTTCCGCCGACCCTGATCTCCTTCGCCGTGGCTGTGGGCAACATGAAGCGTGCCACTTCCCCAGAGTTCAAGGGCGCTGGTCACCGTGTGATCCGCATCGCGCCGCGTTACCAGGCCGACGGCCTCACACCGGACAAGGATTCGCTGCTGGAGGTGTTCTCCGCAGTCGAGGAGTTCACCGATTTCGGCGATGCGCTGGCCGTGTCCACGCCTGGCTACGGTGCCACCGCCGAGGCTATCTTCAAGATGACGGTCGGCAACCAGATCGGCGTGAAGCTGGCCGATGGCATCAGCGTGGACGACCTGTTCGCCCCGGCCTATGGTTCCTTCATCATCGAACTTGCCGACACCGCGAAGGTTCCGGCCGTATCCAACCTGGTTGAGGTCAGTGAGGTCGGCGAGACCACCGAGGCCTACCAGTTCGTGGCAGCCGGTGAGACGCTGGATCTGGCCGAACTGCAGGACGCTTGGGAGGGCGGTATCGAATCCGTGTTCCCGTACCGATCCAAGGGCGATGAAAAGGGCAAGACCGTTGAGACCGTGTCCTTCAATGCGCCGAAGAAGACCGTATACACCGGCGCCGGCGCCGCCAAGCCGCATGTGATCATCCCCGTGTTCCCCGGCAACAACTGCGAATACGATTCCGCAGCCGCCTTCGAGCGCGCGGGTGCCGACGTGAGCACACTCATCGTGAACAACCTCACCCCTGCTGCTGTGGCTGAGTCCACCGCAGCTTTGGTTGAGGAAATCAAGAAGAGCCAGATCATCATGATTCCTGGCGGCTTCTCCGGCGGCGACGAGCCGGATGGTTCCGCCAAGTTCATCACCGCGTTCTTCCGTGCTCCTGCCGTTACCGAAGCGGTGCGTGACCTGTTGAACAACCGTGATGGTCTGATGCTCGGTATCTGCAATGGTTTCCAGGCGCTGATCAAACTCGGCCTGGTGCCGTACGGCGACATCGTGCCGATGACCGCCGAATGCCCGACGCTGACGTTCAACACCATCGGCCGCCACCAGAGCCGTCTGGTGCGCACCCGCGTGGCGTCGAATCTCTCCCCGTGGCTGGCAAAGACCGAGGTGGGCGACATGCACACCATCGCCATCTCCCACGGCGAAGGCCGTTTCGTGGCTTCCGACGATATGCTCGCCCAGCTCAAGGCCAATGGCCAGATCGCCACGCAGTACGTGGACGAGGCCGGCGTGCCGGGCATGGACCTGAGCGTGAACCCGAACGGTTCACTGCTGGCCATCGAAGGCATCACCAGCCCGGACGGCCGCGTGTTCGGCAAGATGGGCCACTCCGAGCGTTACAGCAACGGTACGTTCAAGAACGTGCCCGGCGAGAAGGATCAGCCGCTGTTCGCAGCCGGCGTGGAGTACTTCGCCGCCTGA
- the purM gene encoding phosphoribosylformylglycinamidine cyclo-ligase — MPKAYEEAGVSVEAGYEVVKRIKSHVARTNRPGVVGGIGGFGGLFDLASLGYKEPVLISGTDGVGTKLVVAKMANKHNTIGIDCVAMCVNDIAAQGAEPLFFLDYIACGKNDPALLEQVVAGVADGCVQAGSGLIGGETAEMPGMYDEDEYDLAGFAVGVAEKSAIVDGSTIAEGDVLIGLPSTGVHSNGFSLVRKALFEKAGYTVDTVLDELDGEKLGDVLLTPTKIYVKALSPLFKAGVVKGVAHITGGGFIENIPRMIPDGLAAHINLGSWPVLPIFDVLEKAGEIDHMEMFNIFNMGIGMVLAVNAEDADKTMELLKSNGEAGYVLGNIVKKTNSDVELQ, encoded by the coding sequence ATGCCAAAAGCATATGAAGAAGCCGGCGTGAGCGTTGAGGCCGGTTACGAAGTCGTCAAGCGCATCAAGTCCCATGTGGCTCGCACCAACCGTCCGGGCGTAGTCGGCGGTATTGGCGGCTTCGGCGGCCTGTTCGATCTGGCTTCCCTCGGATACAAGGAGCCGGTACTGATTTCCGGCACCGATGGCGTCGGTACCAAGCTGGTCGTTGCCAAAATGGCCAACAAGCACAACACCATCGGCATTGACTGTGTAGCCATGTGCGTTAACGATATTGCCGCTCAAGGTGCGGAACCGTTGTTCTTCCTGGATTACATCGCCTGTGGCAAGAACGATCCAGCACTGCTCGAGCAGGTTGTGGCTGGCGTTGCCGACGGCTGCGTACAGGCTGGTTCCGGTCTGATCGGTGGCGAAACCGCTGAAATGCCGGGCATGTATGACGAAGACGAGTACGATCTGGCCGGTTTCGCGGTCGGCGTTGCCGAGAAGTCCGCAATCGTGGACGGCTCCACCATCGCTGAAGGCGATGTACTCATTGGCTTGCCGTCCACCGGCGTGCATTCCAACGGCTTCTCTCTGGTACGCAAGGCCCTGTTCGAGAAGGCCGGCTACACGGTCGACACCGTACTTGACGAACTTGATGGCGAAAAGCTCGGCGACGTACTCCTTACCCCGACGAAGATCTATGTGAAGGCCCTTTCCCCGCTATTCAAGGCCGGCGTGGTCAAGGGCGTCGCCCATATCACCGGCGGCGGCTTCATCGAAAACATTCCGCGTATGATTCCGGACGGCTTGGCTGCGCACATCAATCTCGGCTCTTGGCCGGTGCTGCCGATTTTCGATGTGCTCGAGAAGGCCGGCGAAATCGATCATATGGAAATGTTCAACATCTTCAATATGGGTATTGGCATGGTGCTGGCAGTCAACGCCGAAGATGCTGATAAGACCATGGAATTGCTCAAGTCCAATGGCGAAGCCGGTTATGTGCTCGGCAATATCGTCAAGAAGACCAATAGCGACGTCGAACTGCAGTAA